The Telopea speciosissima isolate NSW1024214 ecotype Mountain lineage chromosome 11, Tspe_v1, whole genome shotgun sequence genome includes the window CCTATGTCCAACCCAGTGCTTTCACTGGTTGATAATAATGTTGAAGATGTGTATGTCCAGGACATACCTTGGATTGGCATGACTTTCGAATCTGAAAATACTGCATATGAGTTTTTTAATCAGTATGGTAGAAAGGTTGGTTTTAGTATTATTAGGAGAGATCATGCACATAGGAGCAAGGAAGATCCGACAATCATTAAACAGAGGAGATTTGTATATAATAAACACAGACATCGAAAAAAGGATAAGAGAGATATGCTCACGAAGGAACCTCGTGCAGAAATTAGAACTAATTGTCTTGCAAGAttgtgtatatctaggttgAAAGATGGTTAATATGAATGTAAAGATTTTTTGATGACCACAACCATGATTTGCATACACCAGCTACTTCTCATTTGATGCGGTCTCAACGCCAAATCTCAAATATAGTTGCCCATGGAATAGATTTGGCTGATGATTCTGATATCAGGCCCAATGCCACTTTTGATTTAATGGGCATGCAAGTAGGTGGTAGTAAAAACTTAGGTTGCACTAGGAAAGATCTTAATAATTGCCTTCGAACCAAACGTCAGCGTGATCTAGCTTTCGGTGAATGTGAGAGTTTGCTAGCATATTTTGAAAACCAGACAAAGAACAACCCATCATTTACATACTCTTTACAACTGGATAATGGAGAACAGATAACAAACATATTTTGGACAAATCCGAGGATGCTTATTGATTATGCACTGTTTGGTGATGTTGTTATCTTTGACACTACGTTTTGCATAAACAAGGAGTACATACCGTTTGAAATTTTTGCGAGATTCAACCATCATAGGGGTGTGACCATATTTGAAGTTGCATTACTATATGATGAGATGATTCCTTCCTTCAAATGGTTGTTTGAGACATTCTTGGAGACTCATGGACAAAAGAAGCCCATAACCATTTTTACTGATCAAGATGCTGCAATGGCAAGGACAATAGGTGAGGTTTTACCTGAAACATGGCATAGATTGTGTACCTGGCATATAATGCAGAATGGGATAAAACATCTTGGTAATCTGATGAAGCATGAATCATCTTTTCTTAAGGAATTGAATAAATGCATATTCCAATATGAAAATGAAGAGGAATTTGAGAATGCATGGAAAGTTTTGTTGGATCATTATCAACTTAAGAATAATTCATGGTTAGCTCAGATTTACAGTATTAAACATAAATGGGCATGCTGTTATATGAAATATACTTTCACACTTGGTGTGAGGAGCACACAGCTTAGTGAAAGTATtaacaatgatttaaaaaattatttgagaCCCACATTGGATCTTGTACGATTTTTAAAGCAATTTGAACGGGTTGTGGAGGATAAACGTACTAATGAATTGAAGGCTGAGTTTGAAGCAAGAAATACACTTCCTAGGACCATGGGTTGCAACGCACCAGTGCTGAGACAAGCAGGAAAAGTTTATACCCCTTATATATTTAATGAATGTAGGAGGAAACATGACCTGTTTCTTGATTGCTCTGTAAAAGATCATACTATAAATGATGTCTTCCACCAGTACATTATTGGAATGGTTGATGAGGAAGGTGACTTTGTGGAAGGAGAAATTGCAGTCTTGTACAAGACACATGAGCAGGTTTTAGAATGTAGTTGGAGGGAATTTGAGACTTATGGTATCCTATGTTGTCATATCTTGAAAGTCTTAGATGTGCTCGAGATAAAGTATATtcctaaaaaatatattttgaggAGATGGACACGAGCAACAAAAGATATATTGGTGGAGGACAGTAAGGGAAAAGAAGTGATGGAAGATGTCCAGCTGAGTCGCACACAGCATTTTAGGTATCTTATGCCTAAATATGTTAAGCTAATAAACCAAGCATCTAATACAGATGCTGGCTTTGAGATGACCAACATTAATGCTGATATTCTGGGTAAAGAGATTGCAACACTGATTATAGCATGTTCTACTACAAAAGATTCAGTTCAATGCTCTGAAGCTTACAGGGATTTGGtgctaaaaaaaaagaaggtaggaAAGGTAGTGGCAAAAGACATAAGGCCTTCATTGAAACTACGGGGAAGCAGAAGAAAACTAATAAAACAGTTAAAAGCCAAACCTCAATTAGCATGGAAACACCAAAAGAACCATCTCAAAGCCTTGCTACATCAGGTGTTCATGGTATATCTCAATATACAAAGAACCGGCCTTTCACATCACTTTTATTGGTATAATCAAATAAACCTATATTAAATAAGAATGTATGATACTAATATTCTTAATATTAATTCTAGTTTGCACTTTTTGCATTGTGCAGGCAATAGGTTCTTTGCAAGGTTCAACAACAACAGTTGGAGTTGATCTATCTCCAGGACAAGAAATAGGTGAAGCTGTGACATTGATAATAAGCtgctaaattatttttttaattttaatctaATGACTGTGATAATAAGTTTTTCACTTatttttttgattattttttgtattCATTGTTGCAGCATGGAGACCGTTTCTAAGAAGCTTGGATAATGAAGAATAGTGTTACGAAAAATAGCTTGTTTTGAAGTACAATGTAATTTGGATTTGTGTTGAATAGTGTAAGATTGTACTCTTTTGCTTGAAAAACAACCAAATAGATGGATAATGTGTTTACAGATTGGTGCATGGCCTCTTCATGACAAGAATTTGATTTTAAGAGACTTGAAGTTTTAGGAGGCTTTGATTTTAGGagaaatttgattttctaaaatatattGTGTTATTTCAGACAACCAGTTTTAGGAGGCTTTGATTTTAGGAGGTTCCTTCTTGCTGAGTAGGAACCTGTAACCTGTTGAAAGGATAATCCTACTCCACCATCTATTCTCCCTGCAGCACTCCTGTTTTTTATTTGGATACAATCAACTTCTTATATTACTCTTCAGTTATTGTATTGATTTAGCTATAAACTGAGAAATAAAGTTCTGTCTATTCAACTCTCTGAAGTCTTGTTATTAGTTCTGCAAAATGCTGATCGATCTTAGAGTTCTGGTTCTGCTACCTGAAATCCTAGTACCACTAGGACTTCTCAATCAATCCATATTTTTTAAGCAAATGTTCTTCAAATTCTATAGGCTGGTTCTGTTAATAAAATAGACCAATCGATTAAAATTTGGTTCTATTCTGAATTGTCTCTTAAGTAATAAAGTTCGTCTTAAATCTGGTTGTTTCCTGTTCTGTAATCCTGTTCTAGAATAGTTTCTGCTAGACTATCCTTGTCTGAAAACTGGTTTACATTACCTGCTAATGAGTACTAAGTAACATCTAGTATTCTAGTTTAACCTATAAACAATGTCATCGATTTGATTGTTTATGGATGATCAATAGTTAGTTGAGGGCCATTAGCATAGACAGCATCCAAGACAAAAGTGGGCAGACTATTCAAGTGCATAATAGTCCCTATGGGAATTCCAGTTTTTCGTCTCCTTAAACATTACATAAGCTGAATATAGCAACAAATTTTTGCAAGAAGCttgtgagaaagagagacactCCTAACCTTATAggtcacattttaattttttgctCCCTTCAGCATCAAGAGGGTTCCTAGAACACAATTGATGCGATTGAAAACCAAAATTCTGTCTATTCATAGCATTAGAAGAAGAGCAAGCAGTAGCATTTAAAGGGTggaaaaattcaataaatctttTTAACCAAGAAATATTTTCACATTGATTGACAACCCTAGAGATACTTAACCAACACATACGACCAATAACAATTTGATAGGGGGATAATGTTTTCAACTTCCATAATACAAAAGAAGTTTAACCccgaaataaaaaatacataattGCAACAGAAACACATATACGCCATAGGACTATTAAATCCATTTTCCTAATATCGCACACCATATAGTTTTGACTATCGTCCCAATGTGCTTGATATCTTGGTGCACGAGCATGGACAATATCATGATCAGGAGTAGATGATGAAGATTCGTCGGGCTTGTAATAGCTCACCCACATGAAGGAATTTTGATGATCCTCATTTGCAGGGTATTTATAGAACCATCTACCATAGTTTCGTTGAGTATACGCTTTCTTCAATACCATATCACCTTGTCCACAGGAACACTTAGGTTTTATAGAGTTCATTGTCCTTGCAAAATTAAAAAAGTTGGATTAGATATCATACTAATGAATCACTTGTTCTTAACACTTCTGAGGGCAAGTACACAACCGATACAAATGGTAAGAAAGCTCCCCACTAAACCCCaagtttttccatttttatttttagtatgtAGTTTCTAAGGATTTAACATAACTAGTATACATTGAACAACAGCATGTATAAACCCTCTCTGTTCACATATCCAATAGTGTTTCCACCAACCGAAGTCTTTATCTAGAAAAGAACTAAATATATCCATACCCAAAGggagaaaatacatctctaaATTGAACCTCCataaaagatttaaaataaagaaattgcaTTGCACGACCCCATCTAACTAAATAGAAAATGATAGGTACCTTCAAAGGTAcaaataatttcaaaatttggagTAACATCTTCTGGCAAAGTACAATTCAAGACTACAGAAATTTCCATTAATCCACATTACACCTCAAACATCATTAAAAACGATGTGTGTAACTCTTCACACCATTAACTAAGATTGTAATGGGGCCTTCAGAAATCCCCAATACCTTGGTGTACCTTGCTGACTTGAGGGTGGAgcttttttctcatttttaggGTAAGAATGGGGTTGGGAGGGTGAGGTTGGACAAGAAACAGGGATGGCTGGGATATCATGCAAGCCAAAGACTTACCATTGcatcaccttttttatttttccatcacacaaattcagattttctgtttctttttatttattttatgaatGAGTTCCGAAAGATCACTAATTCCAAACACTAATTAAATTGCAGATTATATTGAAACGTGTAATACTTCATTTTGATGAAAGAAACCCATGAAAGCTCAAACTTTTTACATATAACATTTGAGTTAGATATCCATGCTCTTCTCTGATTAGAACATTAAGTTTAGAAATGAAAGTCAGCTACAATGAGTGTAACAGGATTCCAAAAACAATGGTAGATGGTTTTGAGATTTTGTTTCAATCAATGCCCAAGCTTGTAAAGGGTTCATAGGTACCCTGACAATcagttaaaaaaaattccaacatgAAGCTATTCCCACAGACACTGATTTATAAAATGCCCAAGCTTCTATTCTAActgaaaagaaacaaattagAAGCTAAATTTTGGAGTAGGAGCAGTTGGATTGGTGGTAAATCCTAAGTTCTATAAATGGATTAGGGGAACAAAACCATGTTCAATGAATCAAGTATTTTACAGgtgacaaagggggggggggggagaagaataCCTTTCGGAGTTGGAAATGGCTCTGTGTTCTTCGTTGTTTTTGGAGGTTTCAACTTCTCTTGGTTCCTCTTTCGTCTCCAATGGTGCAATCCAAAAGCCCAGCCGGTACCTTGAACAGAAACTAGtcctcttccaaaatcttggtTCCTCTTTCGTTTCCGATGGTGCAACCTAAAATCCAAAATCTTAGTTCCTCTTTCGTCTCCCGTAGTCTCCTTTTACTCACCCTAAACCTTACTACAACGAAACAGAAACAATCCCAGTTTGGGTTTACCCAATTTTTTCTTtaacccaaaagaagaaaaaaactggAAGATGTGTTATGTGGGGAAAGCAACGAAGATCTTCATGGGAAAGAGAGCAGCTCTTGGCTGCGGATTTTTTCATGGGAGAAGAAAGCAGCAAGCGACGGATTTTTTCATGGGATAAGAGAGAAGCAAgcggtggattttttttttttttcatttgggaAGAAAGGGTGATGGATTGTTAGGGTTTATTGTGTTATTTTTTGTTCGATTTGATAAATAAAAGCCGGTTGGGTTGGTTTAAGTTTGGGTTTACTGTGGTTAAGACATGGgtcattcaaaattcaaaaaaaattgaatttattCGTTCAAGTCCGTTGGATTGTTAAAAGGACACGTATCATGTTGAGGGGCGaaggaagtaggatggaagtactactagaggaagtagaggatgtgaatCTGGAATATATATGCATTGATGTTGGATGTTATAGCTATTTTGAACATTGGATGCAGGTATTCAGGTAATAATTTCTCAATTTATATGACTATATTGTCatttttttggtcccctttttTGAAATCTACACTCTTGAAACTTGTATTGtctgtttccattttttttctcgtTCACTTTTTTTTTACCATACCATTTGAAGTTTTGCGCCGTTTAAAACCCATactgtctatttttttttttcatccccGTTTTTGCTAATTAAAGTCCCAACTATTACACTCTAAGGGGTGTAGAAGGCCTTTGTTCTTGTCCAATAGGGTTGATTAAGAATTTCTCCTAGGTAAAgaactaaaaatacaaaatttctcATACCAACAATATACAGAAAGGTTGATAAAAGCATATCAATGGTATTTCAATCTATAATTATGTtctaaattgaaaatttttcaatttGATCTCTGATCAAATGGGCCTTGAACCATAAACATGTATCTATCTATGATCATGGTTTTTTGTATTGTTAAGATTAGGGCATCAAATATTATTTGAAAATGATTCACCATTTTGTCATTTTCAAGAATTGTATTTGGTAGGAATTAATAATGCAACAAAACAAcaatttgca containing:
- the LOC122645007 gene encoding protein FAR1-RELATED SEQUENCE 5-like produces the protein MRSQRQISNIVAHGIDLADDSDIRPNATFDLMGMQVGGSKNLGCTRKDLNNCLRTKRQRDLAFGECESLLAYFENQTKNNPSFTYSLQLDNGEQITNIFWTNPRMLIDYALFGDVVIFDTTFCINKEYIPFEIFARFNHHRGVTIFEVALLYDEMIPSFKWLFETFLETHGQKKPITIFTDQDAAMARTIGEVLPETWHRLCTWHIMQNGIKHLGNLMKHESSFLKELNKCIFQYENEEEFENAWKVLLDHYQLKNNSWLAQIYSIKHKWACCYMKYTFTLGVRSTQLSESINNDLKNYLRPTLDLVRFLKQFERVVEDKRTNELKAEFEARNTLPRTMGCNAPVLRQAGKVYTPYIFNECRRKHDLFLDCSVKDHTINDVFHQYIIGMVDEEGDFVEGEIAVLYKTHEQVLECSWREFETYGILCCHILKVLDVLEIKYIPKKYILRRWTRATKDILVEDSKGKEVMEDVQLSRTQHFRYLMPKYVKLINQASNTDAGFEMTNINADILGKEIATLIIACSTTKDSVQCSEAYRDLVLKKKKVGKVVAKDIRPSLKLRGSRRKLIKQLKAKPQLAWKHQKNHLKALLHQVFMAIGSLQGSTTTVGVDLSPGQEIGEAHGDRF